The Deltaproteobacteria bacterium PRO3 genome segment ACGAGGGCTCGAAGCCATGCTTTCCCTTCAATTTGACGAAGCGGCATCCGGAGAGCGTTCGACTGCGCCACTCCCCGGCTTCTTTGCGGTACAGCACCAGTTCTTGCGCAAACTCTCCGCCGACCGGGAGGATAAAACGGCCCTGCTCGCCGCTCTGGTCTAGGTAAGGCCGTGGCACTTGGGGGGAACCCGCCGCGACGACGATGGCGTCGAAGGGCGCCTTGTCGGGCCAACCGAGGGTCCCATCGCCCAATTTGAGATGGATGTTGCGGTAGCGCAGCTCTTTGAGGGCCTTCCGCGCCTTCAGCAGCAGCTCGGGCAGGCGCTCGATGGAATAGACCTGCGCGACCAACTCGGCCAGCAAAGCGGTCTGATAGCCGCAGCCGGTGCCCACCTCGAGCACCCGGTCGGTAGGCCTCAACTCCAGGGCCTCGAGCA includes the following:
- a CDS encoding protein-L-isoaspartate(D-aspartate) O-methyltransferase codes for the protein MAGALSWKKPRVEPATPPGGAAFDGDYAISRKRMVRDQLIARGVRDERVLAAFLKVPRHRFVEEGLRPLAYNDHPLAIGQGQTISQPFIVATMLEALELRPTDRVLEVGTGCGYQTALLAELVAQVYSIERLPELLLKARKALKELRYRNIHLKLGDGTLGWPDKAPFDAIVVAAGSPQVPRPYLDQSGEQGRFILPVGGEFAQELVLYRKEAGEWRSRTLSGCRFVKLKGKHGFEPS